The Actinomadura sp. WMMB 499 genome includes a window with the following:
- a CDS encoding dipeptide/oligopeptide/nickel ABC transporter permease/ATP-binding protein, with protein MRPERLGWGFRLAVLWIVLVVGAALTADLLPLPDHDATLSGEPGTGPAPGHPLGTDGLGRDLLSRTVHGARVSLGVGLGAVLLGLLIGGPLGLLAGYRRGPLDRIVMTANDVLLAFPAMVFALAVVAFAGPSVRNVLIVLGLLGVPAWVRLIRGVTLSYGRREFVTAARALGARGRTVMWREIAPNVVPPALSYAFTLMAVVVIAEGALAFLGLSVQPPTPTWGGMINDGRSTLDTAAHIVVVPSAAMFLTVLALNLVGDRLQELTGHRPGGLEPARPRRRTAPPSAPVVHRDGPLLEVSDLRTAFATPRGPLHAVDGVSFALERGRTLAIVGESGSGKSVLIRSVLGLLPDTAERTGHARLGDRDLTGDTRGVLGTRMAAVFQDPMTALNPVRTIGTQVTEPLRVHLGMTRRRSREEAERLLASVGIPEPRRVLRSYPHQLSGGMRQRITIAMALSCDPEVLFADEPTTALDVTVQKQIMRLLHRQRDERDMAMVLVSHDLSVVADHADEVIVMYAGRAVEYGPTQAVFTAPRMRYTEALLRAVPDLSAPNHTRLAVIDGRPPDLVAPPSGCRFHPRCPFARDRCRSDEPPLTSHHDRSHACWYPAHEPEGAHHGR; from the coding sequence ATGCGTCCTGAGAGGCTCGGCTGGGGCTTCCGGCTCGCCGTCCTGTGGATCGTCCTCGTGGTCGGCGCGGCGCTCACCGCCGACCTGCTGCCCCTGCCCGACCACGACGCCACGCTCAGCGGCGAACCCGGGACCGGCCCGGCCCCGGGCCACCCGCTCGGCACCGACGGGCTCGGCCGCGACCTGCTCAGCCGGACCGTCCACGGCGCCCGCGTCTCGCTCGGCGTCGGCCTCGGCGCCGTCCTGCTCGGCCTGCTGATCGGCGGCCCGCTCGGCCTCCTCGCCGGCTACCGCCGCGGCCCGCTCGACCGGATCGTCATGACGGCCAACGACGTCCTGCTCGCCTTCCCCGCGATGGTCTTCGCCCTCGCGGTGGTCGCCTTCGCCGGCCCCAGCGTCCGCAACGTCCTCATCGTGCTCGGCCTGCTCGGCGTGCCCGCCTGGGTCCGGCTGATCCGCGGGGTGACGCTCTCCTACGGGCGGCGCGAGTTCGTCACCGCCGCCCGCGCGCTCGGCGCCCGCGGCCGCACCGTGATGTGGCGGGAGATCGCGCCGAACGTCGTCCCGCCCGCCCTGTCCTACGCCTTCACCCTGATGGCCGTCGTGGTGATCGCCGAGGGCGCGCTGGCCTTCCTCGGCCTGTCGGTGCAGCCGCCGACCCCCACCTGGGGCGGCATGATCAACGACGGGCGCAGCACGCTGGACACGGCCGCGCACATCGTCGTCGTCCCGTCCGCCGCCATGTTCCTGACCGTCCTCGCCCTCAACCTCGTCGGCGACCGGCTGCAGGAGCTCACCGGCCACCGGCCGGGCGGCCTGGAGCCGGCCCGCCCCCGGCGCCGGACCGCCCCGCCGTCCGCGCCCGTCGTCCACCGGGACGGGCCGCTGCTCGAGGTGAGCGACCTGCGCACCGCGTTCGCGACGCCCCGCGGCCCGCTGCACGCCGTCGACGGGGTGTCGTTCGCCCTCGAACGCGGCCGCACCCTCGCGATCGTCGGCGAATCGGGCAGCGGCAAGTCGGTCCTGATCCGCTCCGTCCTCGGCCTGCTCCCCGACACCGCCGAACGCACCGGCCACGCACGCCTCGGGGACCGCGACCTCACCGGCGACACCCGCGGCGTCCTCGGCACCCGCATGGCCGCCGTCTTCCAGGACCCGATGACCGCCCTCAACCCCGTCCGCACCATCGGTACCCAGGTCACCGAGCCGCTCCGCGTCCACCTCGGCATGACCCGCCGCCGCTCCCGGGAGGAGGCCGAACGCCTGCTCGCCTCCGTCGGCATCCCCGAACCCCGGCGCGTCCTGCGCTCCTACCCGCACCAGCTGTCCGGCGGCATGCGGCAGCGGATCACCATCGCGATGGCCCTGTCCTGCGACCCCGAGGTCCTCTTCGCCGACGAGCCCACCACCGCGCTCGACGTCACCGTGCAGAAGCAGATCATGCGGCTCCTGCACCGCCAGCGCGACGAACGCGACATGGCGATGGTCCTGGTCAGCCACGACCTCAGCGTCGTCGCCGACCACGCCGACGAGGTGATCGTCATGTACGCGGGCCGCGCCGTCGAGTACGGCCCCACCCAAGCCGTGTTCACCGCCCCCCGCATGCGCTACACCGAGGCGCTCCTCCGAGCCGTCCCCGACCTCTCCGCCCCGAACCACACCCGGCTCGCGGTCATCGACGGCCGCCCGCCCGACCTCGTCGCCCCGCCCTCCGGCTGCCGGTTCCACCCCCGCTGCCCGTTCGCCCGGGACCGCTGCAGATCGGACGAACCGCCCCTCACGTCCCACCACGACCGCTCGCACGCCTGCTGGTACCCGGCGCACGAGCCGGAAGGCGCCCACCATGGCCGGTAG
- a CDS encoding ABC transporter permease, giving the protein MATLLLRRAAHLLVVLLVVTLLAFWMITLLPGDPAAQILGYAGDQAALDAVRRDLGLDAPFWERYLDWLGGVVTGDLGTSYLTSTPVADSLAQRLPVTLELLLLSQVISLGLAVPAGVAAARRPGGLLDRTLTTVGFGLLSTPVFVSGVVLIMIFAVRWPLLPATGYAPFGADPAGNLRSLLLPSVTLAAGQLAVYARLLRSDLIATLREDYITLARARGLSPRRVVWRHALRPSAISLVTVVGLNLGTLIGGAVIIETLFGLPGVGRLIVDSILSRDYLVVQGGVLVVAVGYVLVNFGIDLLYGVLDPRIRHAS; this is encoded by the coding sequence ATGGCGACGTTGCTGCTGCGGCGGGCGGCGCACCTGCTGGTCGTCCTGCTCGTCGTCACCCTGCTCGCCTTCTGGATGATCACCCTGCTGCCCGGCGACCCGGCCGCGCAGATCCTCGGCTACGCCGGGGACCAGGCCGCGCTCGACGCGGTGCGGCGCGACCTCGGCCTGGACGCCCCGTTCTGGGAGCGCTACCTCGACTGGCTGGGCGGCGTCGTCACCGGTGACCTCGGAACCTCCTACCTCACGAGCACCCCGGTGGCCGACTCCCTGGCCCAGCGGCTGCCGGTCACGCTGGAGCTGCTGCTGCTCTCCCAGGTGATCTCGCTGGGACTGGCCGTGCCCGCCGGAGTGGCCGCCGCGCGCCGCCCCGGCGGCCTCCTGGACCGGACGCTCACCACGGTGGGCTTCGGGCTGCTGTCCACCCCCGTCTTCGTGTCCGGCGTCGTGCTGATCATGATCTTCGCGGTGCGGTGGCCGCTGCTGCCCGCCACCGGGTACGCGCCGTTCGGCGCGGACCCCGCCGGGAACCTGCGATCGCTCCTGCTGCCCTCGGTGACGCTCGCCGCCGGGCAGCTCGCCGTCTACGCCCGGCTCCTGCGCTCCGACCTGATCGCGACGCTGCGGGAGGACTACATCACGCTCGCCCGCGCCCGCGGGCTGTCGCCCCGCCGCGTCGTGTGGCGGCACGCCCTGCGACCGTCCGCCATCTCGCTCGTCACGGTCGTGGGCCTCAACCTCGGAACGCTGATCGGAGGCGCGGTCATCATCGAGACCCTGTTCGGGCTGCCCGGAGTGGGCCGGCTCATCGTCGACTCGATCCTGTCCCGCGACTACCTCGTCGTCCAGGGCGGGGTCCTCGTCGTCGCGGTCGGGTACGTCCTGGTCAACTTCGGCATCGACCTGCTGTACGGGGTCCTCGACCCGAGGATCCGCCATGCGTCCTGA
- a CDS encoding ABC transporter substrate-binding protein, whose product MGPRKTLRHRWHRLAAAALALATCGALAACSGGGAAGTGSGEGGPPVRGGRLIYGLGADADGFNPVTDTFATQTYAMAGTVIETLTVIDATGRWRGLLAASVEPNEDATTWTIELREGVAFSTGEPLTAEIVKANLAAQKASPLTAAVLAPVRAVEAVDAKTVRVDLSSPWVSFPSALSTQIGMIVPPASLTDLDGASRRPVGTGPFVFQSYTPDNRFIVKRNPKYWREGLPYLDAVEFRILPDFQTRAQTLESGGLTAMATQRDTDVVKFGKLAEQGGYRMFRATGMSVPELAFMLNTAAGPTSDPRVRRAMAHATDREAFIETLRSGLTEPADGPWSPDSAWYVPGGYPAFDPAAARSLISEYEREHGPVRIELLSVPDQSSMQNAELVQDMWGKAGMEVTVRQADQATLVQRALMGDYGAIVWEQFARPDPDGEYSFLHSKFVQPPGSVSINMSRIEDERLSAALDAGRAASDEAERKEAYATVQRRLRETLPFIWIDHLSTSAVITRSNVHGLERYELPDGSAGRALVGSGTHPFGQIWMGG is encoded by the coding sequence GTGGGACCGAGGAAGACACTGAGGCACCGGTGGCACCGGCTCGCCGCCGCCGCACTGGCGCTCGCCACGTGCGGCGCGCTGGCTGCGTGCTCGGGCGGCGGGGCCGCGGGCACGGGCTCCGGCGAGGGCGGGCCGCCGGTGCGGGGCGGCCGGCTGATCTACGGCCTCGGCGCCGACGCCGACGGCTTCAACCCGGTCACGGACACGTTCGCCACGCAGACCTACGCGATGGCCGGAACCGTCATCGAGACACTGACCGTGATCGACGCCACCGGACGGTGGCGCGGGCTGCTCGCGGCGAGCGTCGAGCCGAACGAGGACGCCACCACCTGGACGATCGAGCTCCGCGAGGGCGTCGCCTTCTCCACCGGCGAGCCGCTGACCGCCGAGATCGTCAAGGCCAACCTGGCCGCGCAGAAGGCGTCCCCGCTGACGGCGGCGGTGCTCGCGCCGGTCCGCGCCGTCGAGGCCGTCGACGCGAAGACCGTCCGGGTCGACCTCAGCAGCCCCTGGGTGAGCTTCCCGAGCGCGCTGTCGACCCAGATCGGCATGATCGTCCCGCCGGCGTCGCTCACCGACCTGGACGGGGCGAGCCGCCGCCCCGTCGGCACCGGCCCGTTCGTCTTCCAGAGCTACACGCCGGACAACCGCTTCATCGTGAAACGGAACCCGAAGTACTGGCGCGAGGGGCTGCCGTACCTCGACGCCGTCGAGTTCCGGATCCTGCCGGACTTCCAGACCCGCGCGCAGACCCTGGAGTCGGGCGGCCTGACCGCCATGGCCACCCAGCGCGACACCGACGTCGTGAAGTTCGGCAAGCTCGCCGAACAGGGCGGCTACCGGATGTTCCGCGCCACCGGGATGTCGGTTCCCGAGCTGGCCTTCATGCTGAACACCGCCGCCGGACCCACCTCGGACCCGCGGGTACGGCGGGCGATGGCCCACGCCACCGACCGGGAGGCGTTCATCGAGACGCTGCGGTCCGGCCTCACCGAGCCCGCCGACGGCCCCTGGTCGCCCGACTCCGCGTGGTACGTCCCCGGCGGCTACCCCGCGTTCGACCCGGCCGCGGCACGATCGCTGATCAGCGAGTACGAGCGGGAGCACGGGCCGGTCAGGATCGAACTGCTCAGCGTCCCCGACCAGTCGTCGATGCAGAACGCCGAACTCGTCCAGGACATGTGGGGCAAGGCGGGCATGGAGGTCACCGTGCGGCAGGCCGACCAGGCCACCCTCGTCCAGCGCGCCCTCATGGGCGACTACGGCGCGATCGTCTGGGAGCAGTTCGCCCGCCCCGACCCCGACGGCGAGTACTCGTTCCTGCACTCCAAGTTCGTCCAGCCGCCGGGCTCGGTCTCCATCAACATGAGCCGGATCGAGGACGAACGGCTCAGCGCGGCCCTCGACGCGGGCCGCGCGGCCTCCGACGAGGCCGAGCGCAAGGAGGCGTACGCGACCGTGCAACGGCGCCTGCGGGAGACGCTCCCGTTCATCTGGATCGACCACCTCAGCACCAGCGCGGTGATCACCCGATCGAACGTGCACGGCCTCGAGCGGTACGAGCTGCCGGACGGCTCGGCCGGGCGCGCCCTCGTCGGTTCGGGGACGCACCCGTTCGGCCAGATCTGGATGGGCGGGTGA